The Hevea brasiliensis isolate MT/VB/25A 57/8 chromosome 1, ASM3005281v1, whole genome shotgun sequence DNA segment CCCTTTTTTGCATAGAAAATCAAGGATTTCTTATTTTAATGTTCGATGGTGCTCTGAACTTTCCGGAGGGTCAACTAGTTGATCATCCCAAAATTAGTTCTTAATAGTGAACTCATACGTATTGAAAACATGGGCATTAGAATTTGCATTTACTGGTTAACTGCACTTCAACCTGGCCCATTGTTTTTGTTTTAATGTTCTTTCCTTTGCCTATTTATCTCATACTTTAACACTGATGTGTGACTTTTCTTGCAGCTTTGTGTTGGGCAGAACTGGTGCTCAGTAACTGTAGCACCTGAAATGTTTGGAGGAGATCCATGCCCAAACGTCATGAAGAAACTAGCTGTGGAGGCCATTTGCAGTTGATGACATGTGGAGTAGTCGAAATACAGGAAGGTTCCTGATTAGTTTTCTCACACTTCAACACAGCAGCttcaatatattattattattttttgggtAAATTAAGCTTCATAGGTAAGAcccccaccaccacctccaccattTATTCGGCTTTTACAGGGTGAAGTTGTACAAATATACAGCACACCTTCTGGTCAAAAGCCGACGGAGATTGTGAAAGTGATTGCACACAAGCCTTGTGTATATAAATTACCTATTATTTAATGTTTATGCTCTTCACGCTGAACGCAAGCAAAGGAGAGGGGTTTGACAGAAGCACATCGAGACGAAGTTAATGAAGTCCGTGCGCAAAATTTATTAGTTTTAGAACATGAAAGCCTCTGGTTTCCAGtaatcttatattttctttttattgcaTGTAACTTCCTGGCAAGCAATTGCTTCATTGCTTTGTTCTTGTAAGAAAGTTTCTTGAGTTTTGAGAAAGTGATACCAAGCTTATCAATTGTGTCGTTGATTCGTGATCATTTTTAAGAAAGTTTCCTTGTGGTGATGCTTTATTCTTCCAAATTGAGTTTATTTGTGTTTTGGTTTGTCACCAATTGCATATTGCATCGTTGTCATATTTGGTCCCTTTTGGATGCCTTAGTTTTGATGGCAAGTTTTAAGAGTGGCCCCTTGGGTAATCATCTTTGTGATCATAACTTGTGATAGAGGCTTTAATGGGAAGAAAATCACTGGGAAAAGTTCGGGTTGGTTGTCCGGATAGAGATAAACTGGACTTGGGCTCACTATCAAGAATACTTGTTCGTCTAGGAATCCGCTCGCCTTAGACACTTGGGCTGGCCCAACAAGTGTTTAGCAGAGTtgaatgataaaaaaatatacatacatagttgaataattaaaaaatatagggTTGTTTGATATTACTTTTAGAATTGCCcttaagaaaaaagaaaaattattatttaaattttatattttaataaaattaactatttagttatattttaaaaaatatattatttaatatttatattttgttttCATTAAACTATTTATTTCTTTCGataattttttcattatttatgttattaaatttattatttaatttttttattttaaaaaaattaattagttgatttttatattttaaaaaatattactatttaatcgttttattttagtgaaattaattagttagtttatatattttgaaaaatatattattggatagaaataaagactttattatgtagagattaaatttgaattttattttttttaatttttaatttcttgaatatcattttagtgtttttctaatggaaaatattttttttattatttgaaaatttaaaaaaacttaTTAGCCTTTTTTATGTAGACAGTTGTATCATTTTTATCAACATCTTAAAACAAAGAGAGAATAAGGGAGAATGGTGCAAGTATAGATGAGAAGAAACATGGAGAAAGACAATAATAaaagataagagaaaaataaaGGAGAAAATATTAGGATAATtaagatataaaaaataattatggaactaaataattaatagagtcaaattatagggactaactaatatatttttttaaaatatagtgaTTAACTAATTAGTTCgttaaaatagaaaaattaaatattagttttaccaatattaactaataaaaaaattgaccaatggactAAACGGTTTAACGAAAGTAAAATATATAGATTAAATAATTTaccttaagtaaaaaaaaaatacactagTCAAAATATTgagaaataatttaaaattaaatttaataaatattaattataagaatactataaaaataaaataatcattttTAAACAGTTATTTTTAACAGCgtctaaaattattattattatttaaagaaTAGTTTTAATTAGTATTATTAAACCCGATCTAGAGGTTGATTAAACAAATAGATTAGGTGAATGGTTCAACCAGTAGATCCATGATTTAATCAGTTggtcattaaaaaaataattaaatatatataaattaattaaaaattatttaaatataaagtctactaatataaataaataaataaaaataattaattagttaaattttaattatttaaaataaaactttaacctttattaagttatatttacaaAAATCTTAATAATGttttcaaattttatataaaagtattaagtaatataatatataaaaaatttatataaatgtatagttatctttttattatttataaaatattaaatatataataaaaaaataaatacattCAATTAAAAAATATCTAATTGATTTTGAATTTAAAGAATTTTTAAGAGGTTTTGAGTTTAATTTTTTATActaacataaaaaaaattattttattaaataattgaagCGACCAAATCAACTAAGTCATACCAATTTATTGATTTAACTGATTAGCTCAGTCTAAATTTAATAGCTATAATTTTAACTCTCTAATTTCAATACTAAATATGCACATAATCAATTTCAACCTACGAatttagaattaaaatttaatttttgtatatcGGCAAAGCCTTTTAGGTTTAATCCAATCCATCCAATGATTAGGTCTCTTAGTTAAAACCCTAAATGAGGTAGGAACAAATTGTCAAAGCCATTTTAAACCATTTTCCATGTGTACAAATGGTTAAGGGCCTAAAAGTTAATACTTAATTGGTTAATGTTTATTAATGAATATGGGTTTTGACTGAATAAATACTATATAATTGCATATTGAAGCATCAATATAatctaatattttataataattttgtttACTTAAGAAGGATACAAGTGATAATTAGAGCTAGAGATTACGTCAACCACTAAATGATATTTATTAACATGTTTTTGAGCAATTCGTGGAAAGttcttaatattataaaatacatGTAAATTTTAAACTTGTTTCTCACTTCTATTTGACCTACTAATCATATGAGAGTCATTGCAAATTATATAATTTACCATTTATTTCAATGCTTCTAAATCATTTAAAAGTGTAAActttttctattaaattttttaattatttaatcgctttaaattataattaagttattaattttctacttatgtatatataaattataaattatttaatagttactctcttaatactataataaatagtcATTATTATAAAGTAagatataatatattaacatatattaattatatgtatttatatatttatacttaattcatatatttttttatagattttaaatgtttttattatgaaatttcaaAAAGTTTAGAAAACaaaatgcaataaaaataaaatatataataattaataaaaatttaaaatattatattatttttatatattaaaattaaaaaaatatgtataaattaaaattattaataattacgtGTAATAGCACGAGTAATTTCATAATTAAGTAAATCACTATACTAAATCAGGTTTGATCATACTTACaaccttttaaattttaatagataTATGCTTAAATCTAACAAGGGACAGAATCATGActttgtaatttttaatttttatgctaTTCTaccaagaatatatatatatatatataaatccatCATCTCTCATCAGAGTCAAATTCAACGGCTCCAGATCACCTGTCTCCCAAAATAACACACTTTATTGTCATCTTATCCCCGTGTGCTGTAGTATAGATATAACAGAAGTATAGAAACTTCAAATCTTCAAAAGCAGGAGTATTAGAGAGAGTCTCTCTTATTTAACTCTGAAAACAAAACCCAAaagttcctctctctctctctctccaagaCGCGTTTCAATGGCAGCTGTTGTAGCTGTAACTTGTTCACATTTATCTAATCTTATCTCTAAATTTCAATTCTTTTCACTGTATCATCTGGACAAGCACAAACACATGTTCTCTCatttgttcttcttcttcctctccttCTTTGCGTTTTCTGTGTCCTTCTTTATCTTTCTATATGTTCTCTATAAGAGTTTCAACAAGCCAAAGCGAGAAGAACAGACCCAGAACGGTGACACTTCTGTTATAAACCGTTATTTGTCCAAAATAATCGATGGAACTCGGAAAAACCGTGAAAATGACGCAACCCATTTAACTCATTCTCTTCTTCTCGACATCTTGCCATCCGATTCTCCCAAATGGGCCTCTCTATTTGGCAATTACCCTGATGAAACGAGGTCGGGTCATGGCAATGACCGTGACGGGTCAGCCGGGGATTCACAGATagcgaaaaagaagaagaagagggcgAAGAAGAAGAGAGTGGATTCCAAGAGCGAAGAAAATGGGGGTGAAGACAAGGGCTTAGAGAGACAAAGCGAAGGTTCGGATTCGGGGTCGGGTCAGGTTAAGCCGGAGTTAGTTTGTTTGTACCCGTTCACTTCAACGAGTAGTGCCACGCAGAGGAAGATCAAGCAGCAGTATGATCAGCTTGTCAAGTGTAATGAAAGCAAGGGATTGACACTGGCTCAGGTTTTTGAATTTACACTtttttccataattcaatttaattatatttgattTAATAGATAGTTAAATGCTTTTTGCTGTGGAACTAACTTGCCATGCTAAAGAAGTCAAATTGTGACGTTTGTTGTCATCAGGAGAACATTTGGAAACAATTAGATTAATTgctcttttctgtctgatttattTGTTATTTGTTTTGGCTAAGTAATTGTATTTTGTGCTCAATTTTCATTTTCAATGAGGAAAGGTACTTACCCTGGCTCTTCCTCAGGGAAGTCTTTGCTTAGGGCTCTTCTCTAGTTGGCTACTGCAATTTTTTTGCGATCAAGTTGGTGAGCTAACAAATAAATGATAGTTGTGGAGGGAAACAAAGGACAAAAGAAGGATGTGGATAATAGCTTTTATCTTTTGACCTCACATGGGAAGTAAATTACTGTTTCATGAAATGGTTGAGATGATGAGATGATCAAACGATATAAAATGCTACAACAGAAATTTTCAATTGCATGTTGTACTATGTGGTAATAGAAATCTCAGATTGCCAAATAACTAAGCGTGGGGGTTCAAGTTGCAAGAGCAGCTCATTTGTGTAAATCTGCACGATAGGACTGTATGGGCCATGGGGGATTAACAAGGGATAATATAAATATCATTGAAGTTTACCTTAGGTGCAGTAGTACTCCCTGTTACTGCATTATGCTGTTTATACACTGAGGTGCTCCCAACCAGCAGTTAGATTTTAAACCAGTCATGGCTTATGATTAGTTACCACACACAATTATACGATGACGTGCTCTCAACTGACAATTGGATTTTAAACCAGTTATAGCTTATGCACTAGTTGGCAGCTGAAGTTGATAAATACATTTTCTTTGTTAACACAATTAGGATTGATCCTTGCAGTTATTTGATTATCAACTTTGGAGGAAGGGGTATTTTCTTGATGGTTGTTTTTCACCTGTGGGATAATGTTTATTGTCCCATTGTAATATGTCCATCTGCAGTAGACTCTTCAAGTGCCTTGGAAAGTATTGTTCTTCTTTATAGAAAAGTTGGCTACTTTTCTCATGCCTGGAAGGAAGGCCAGAAAAGTAACTGCTTCATCCCTGGTATCATTTTTAATGCTTGGAGTTGGAGGGCAGTGACCCTTGTCACAAGGTAGAGTTAATTGGTTGGACTTTACCTCCACTTGGATGGGTGAAACTTAACTCTGATGGTGCAGCTAATGGTAATAAAGGATGTGCTGGCAGTGGAAGGGTCATTCATGATAGCTCTGGTGTATGGATTACTGGTTTCACATCAATCTTGGTATCGTTCGTCATTGGCGGTGGAATTGTGACACAGTGCATCTTTTTGGTCTATCATTTGAAatgccataatttcttcaatcgtAATTCGCTTGTTGAGATTGCTCACATGGATAGAAAAGAGCAAAAGGAGGCTGATTTGCTTGCGAATCATGTGCTTACTTTGGATTTGGTTATCATGAATTCTCTTCATCTCCTTCAGGGGTCACTTCATCGCTCCTTCAGTGCATATGTTGTGTGTTTCCTTAGAACAGTCGTCTGTTAGTTTCTATTGTGTGTCCCTAGGTGCAAACtcctcttgaaaaaaaaaaaagtggggaAAAATGTAGCTTTTTTTGATATCTGGCATTGTTCAATGAACCTCATCAGGTATTTGAGCTTTATTGTAGAAGAGCTTTTTATAATCAGGGTTCCTTTAAGCCAAGTCTTACTAGTGTTGTCAAAATTCTCAAGGCATACATGGAATCATGAAGGTGATGGGGTTTTGACCTTTAGGTAGACACTTAAGCCTTGGTCTAATTCTATATTGCTGAAGATCTGGTTCAGTTGATAGATCAAATTTATGGTTATTTAATTTAGAGTCTATGCTTTATGTTATGCAAGTAATAGCATATTTCAAGCTTGAAAACATGCATTTTGGAATATTGAATGGTTGGTTTAATAAAAACTCTGATGCAGAATCACCTGAAGTGTAATATTTCTTTGCCTTCTCTTGTGATGCAGGTTGGACAATTTGCTAATTGTTTGATTGAAGCTAGAAATGAGTTACAACACAAGTATGTTAGATTGTTCTCTGGAAGTCAAATTTGCACTTCTGCTTTTGTTTTTCTTCTGTTTCGTTGATGTTGTATTGTCTACTGTTGTGCTAGTGGGTTTGTTTTCCTTTGTGATTGATAGATCGAGATAAGTCTTTTCTGGTTCTTGAGTTACACAACCCCTTCATAGTCCATACCTTAGCTTTGCCTTCAACACTTTTGAATGGCTCTGTTGATTTACATGATATAATATTCCATAATATCTGTTTTCTAAAATAGCATCTCCTACTTCATTATTTCCACATATATAACTACAGTATCAcatttcatctttttttttctattttttatatttttttaatctagGTCTGAGGTCATCAAACGCAAGTTCACAATAACAAAGGCTCTTCTATTCAAGGCAGACAGGTCTTCAATGGATCGCCTCAGTCAACAGGTGACCAATTACTAATTCAGTTATAGTTGACCTGATTAACAAAGAAAACATTGTCAATTTTGTTGTCACTTATTTGTATTAATCTCTCTCGCTCTCTCTCCATCCCTCTTTTAGATTTACAAGCTGGAGCTTGAACAAAAGAGATTAGAAGAGGATACATTTGTTTATAATTGGCTCCAACAACAACTTAAACTCTCACCAGCATACGAAAAGGTAAAATGCCCTTGTTATTGGAACATTTAAAAAAAGTAATTATGGATTGTTTTGGCATGGCTTTCATAGTTTGTCACTATTCTGATCATGCAAACAAATAATATAAGTAAATTTTGGCTCTTTCCCTTTTCCATGCAATTGGTGAAATAGATGAAATCTCAAAAACTTGTTTTGGACATTTATAGATGCAGTCTCAAAAACACATCTTTTTAGTGAATTAACAATTACTCTCTAAATTGTGTGATGCACTTTGATTTCTGATGGATCGAAAATTTGCAAAGATTCAAGACCAAGGGAATATGCGGGCAATTATTCAGCACTCTGCATCTTTTTCTCTGTGTATATTAGAGAAGACGGAAGAAGAGAAAAATAGCTAATATTTTAAGTTTgagttttaattttcttttctattctGCTTTAGTATTTATATTTCCTTTCCACTCATATGTTGCTTTTCatatattgttattattatatCATTTCAGTGAGGGGTAGGGAACCATGAAATTCCTCAGCTCCTCTGGCCAAATCTTAATTCTCAtcttgttgtgtaattcaaatcaATGCAAAGATTTTTTTCCCCTACTCTTTTTAAGCACATAGATTATTTTTTGATTAGAAGTTCTTACCATTTTGACCTTCTCTATTTTAGATGCTTGAAATCAGTGCTTGCATGGAATTGAAGGCCAAGTCTGGTGAGCTGATTGAGAACAAAGATACTGAAGTTGGTGATATTTCCTTTGAAGAGCTATTAGCACAAGAAAAGAAGGATGCATTTTGGTTGGTTTGTTAGTCTCATCAAATGTGCATTTCCTATTCAATCTTTGTTTCAGCACTGCCTATGACTAACTATATTTTCTCTATTCATGTACAGGCAGAAAAATGGGAAATCAAGGTTATACTCAAGCCAATGATAATGCCTGTTAGGTGAACATTGATGATGGAATTTTGTAACATGTATATGTGATATCCAACCGTTGATTTCTTTTTACCTTTTTTTGAGGCTGCAAGTGCTTCTTTGGGTCTCCTTGTTGAAGAGAATTATGGCCATTATGTATTGAATCCTTAGGTTTTTCCATTGGAAGCTAGTTAGTCCTTAATATGATGATCTGGATTAGTTTAGGCATTTTTAGCCTTTTGCTGAACTACAAACATTCTAGTATGATTATCAAGTTGTTTgctctttaaatttttttcatgGCTTTTTCATAAGTAGTTGCTAAATGAATAAATTAAGGACTGCATGTTCTGGTGGTTGTAATTGTGAAATGATTTTGCTTGGATTCTCTCATCTTAGTGGAATAATGATCCATCACTGTTTATGGAACTTGAAAAGGAAAGATAATAAAAACCTTGCAGCTTAGAGAGTCTCCGTCCAGAGAGAAGTACGTGTTCGCCCAAGGTCGGATTAGTATTAGAAATAAAAGAGCGAAGAGAAATTCTGGGTGTAGCCGAAATATTAAAATACAATAACTAAATGAAGTGCTTGTTTAGAGTTAAAAATtggattaaaatcaacttaatagAAATTAAATCGATATCGATTGGTTTTGCTttgtattaaaattaaatttaaaaaatttaaaaattataagaatCAAATTTAATTAAACTGAAATCATTTTGTTTCATATTCATACtaggtttaaaaaaataaaaatttaaaaataattaaattaagatatttttagtatgatgtaattaaatttataatctaATCATGATTATGAttacttattttttatttattattaatattattaaaaccaTCACTACTCGATCAATATTACTGTTATTATCACTACTCCTACTTTGTTACTACCACATTTACCAACAACCCAACCATTCCCAATTATCTTGTTACTTCCATTACTTAATCCTACTGAAATCATAGATCATTCAAAAGTTAGATCTTACAACAATACACTATACAAATATAGCTTTTGTGTGTGTGTGGATGGTGGCGCAGATGATGAGAGCCTACATGCTCAATCTTTAGCATACAGTGGCTTTTCACTATTTTCTGCCCTCTCCCACCCAAGTTTTTTTTCCTCCCACTTAGCTACTGTTAACTCTACCACTACTTGGCCACAACTATCATCGTTATCTTACTTTGTCACTACTGCCACTATCTAATTACCATTGTTACTACCACTATCACTTAATTATCAATCAATGCAACTATTAccacttattattaatattataaataaattaaatattaaaataaaaattatcattatattacactatttatatttttatttcgcAATCAAACAAAGGaatgtaatgataattttattacagttttaattgcattatataattaattatattcattGCATTACGCTCTACCAAATATCACCGAAGGTTATATTAAGTATGATGTAATCATCATTATATTACATAATTATATTGTTtggcaaaataaaaaaatttaatgtaataaaataacaattatataacgtaatcaattatatttaaagtaattaatgATCATTACACATAAAAAAAGATGTAaacgttaatttttttttatcgtcAATACTATAACCACCACTACTCAGCTATCACTGCTATTTTCATCACTATCTCAACTTTGTCGTTAACACTATTCTTTTACCATTATCACTATCATCACTACCACTGCTACTTAACTACTGTCACATCTACAATTACTACCATCACTACCTTACATTGTTGTCATCATCGCTATTTAAGTACCACTATTACTTGGTTACTAATAATTGCAACTATTATCATTtattattaacactataaataaattaaatattaaaataaaaattataattatattatattattcttatttttattttataattaaatataaaaatataatgacaattttaattacattatataattGATTACATGAAATTACATTACACTCTTTTAAACAAACAGCAAAATTTTCCTAAATCTTATATTAAAATCGCAAATTTGGATTT contains these protein-coding regions:
- the LOC110642322 gene encoding uncharacterized protein LOC110642322 — protein: MAAVVAVTCSHLSNLISKFQFFSLYHLDKHKHMFSHLFFFFLSFFAFSVSFFIFLYVLYKSFNKPKREEQTQNGDTSVINRYLSKIIDGTRKNRENDATHLTHSLLLDILPSDSPKWASLFGNYPDETRSGHGNDRDGSAGDSQIAKKKKKRAKKKRVDSKSEENGGEDKGLERQSEGSDSGSGQVKPELVCLYPFTSTSSATQRKIKQQYDQLVKCNESKGLTLAQVGQFANCLIEARNELQHKSEVIKRKFTITKALLFKADRSSMDRLSQQIYKLELEQKRLEEDTFVYNWLQQQLKLSPAYEKMLEISACMELKAKSGELIENKDTEVGDISFEELLAQEKKDAFWQKNGKSRLYSSQ